Below is a window of Streptomyces sp. ITFR-16 DNA.
CGGCCACGCGGCCGATCCGGCCGCCCTCGACGAACTGCGCCGCAGGGCGGCCGAGCTGAGCGACGCCGTGCTCACCAAGGGCGCGCTCATCGACCGCGACGCCGTCTGGGCGCTCAAGCGGCAGGCCCTGGACCACCTCGTCGCCGTCCCCCTCACCCCGGGCCGCCGCGCCGCCTACTGCGACTTCCTCGCCGAACAGGGCCAGGCCCTGGAGGACCACGCCCTGTGGTGCGCCCTCGCCGAGGTGTACGGCTCCGACTGGCACACCTGGCCCGCGCCCCTGCGCGACCCCCGCTCCACGGCGACCGCCCGCGCCCGGACCGGACTGCTGGAGCGGGTCGACTTCCACTGCCGGCTCGCCTGGCTGACCGACGGTCAGCTCGCCGCGGCCCAGCGGGCCGCCCGGGACGCCGGAATGGCCGTCGGCATCGTCCACGACCTGGCCGTCGGGGTGCATCCCGGCGGCGCCGACACCTGGGCCCAGCAGGACGCCTTCGCCCGCGGGATGTCCGTCGGCGCGCCCCCGGACGCCTTCAACGCGCGCGGCCAGGACTGGGGCCTGCCGCCCTGGCGCCCCGACGCCCTCGCCGCGTCCGGCTACGCCCCGTACCGAGGCCTGCTGCGCGGGCTCCTCGCCCACGCGGGCGCGCTGCGCATCGACCACGTCATGGGGCTCTTCCGGCTCTGGTGGGTGCCCGAGGGGCGGCCGCCCACCGAGGGCACCTATGTCACCCACGACGCCGAGGCGATGCTCGCCGTCCTGGTCCTGGAGGCGCACCGGGCCGGCACCGTCGTCATAGGGGAGGACCTCGGCACCGTGGAGCCCGGCGTCCGCGAGGCCCTCGCCCGGCGCGGTGTCCTCGGCACCTCCGTGCTCTGGTTCGAGCGGGACTGGTCGGGCAACGGCCGCCCGCTCGCCCCCGAGGACTGGCGCGAGGACTGCCTCGCCACCGCCACCACCCACGACCTGCCCTCCACCGCGGCCCGGCTGACCGGCGACCATGTGACGCTGCGCCACCGCCTCGGGCTGCTCACCCGCTCCCTGGACGAGGAGCGCACGGAGGACGGCGCCGACACGGCCGAGTGGCTCGCCCTGCTCACCAGGCTCGGCCTGCTCCCCGAGGGCGGCAACGACGAGGAGGCGGCCGT
It encodes the following:
- the malQ gene encoding 4-alpha-glucanotransferase; amino-acid sequence: MGLSRLAALHGVATSFSPSAEVTVPVPDGTVVAVLGALGVDATTPEAVREALDAAESAARSRLLPPTVVVWSGEPLPPALTGLPPGTELTLHPEEPAAAPPPRMRIPAGCTDPAVSPDGAPPAPEGGTPAPDAVSTAAPAPAWWAEPPLGVHRLTARAPGRPDSSCTLVVAPARVPQPPGRSHGFLVQLYSLLSARSWGMGDLGDLADLASWSGRCLGAGFVQINPLHAAVLGDPTDPSPYRPSSRRFADPVHLRIESVPEYGHAADPAALDELRRRAAELSDAVLTKGALIDRDAVWALKRQALDHLVAVPLTPGRRAAYCDFLAEQGQALEDHALWCALAEVYGSDWHTWPAPLRDPRSTATARARTGLLERVDFHCRLAWLTDGQLAAAQRAARDAGMAVGIVHDLAVGVHPGGADTWAQQDAFARGMSVGAPPDAFNARGQDWGLPPWRPDALAASGYAPYRGLLRGLLAHAGALRIDHVMGLFRLWWVPEGRPPTEGTYVTHDAEAMLAVLVLEAHRAGTVVIGEDLGTVEPGVREALARRGVLGTSVLWFERDWSGNGRPLAPEDWREDCLATATTHDLPSTAARLTGDHVTLRHRLGLLTRSLDEERTEDGADTAEWLALLTRLGLLPEGGNDEEAAVRAVHRFLLRTPARMAGVWLPDTIGDRRPQNLPGTWDQYPNWRLPIADAGGHPVTLEELAASPRLHRLMDVLRPRQDPPGTRTAPPGARPS